From the Leptidea sinapis chromosome 42, ilLepSina1.1, whole genome shotgun sequence genome, one window contains:
- the LOC126976848 gene encoding proteasomal ubiquitin receptor ADRM1 produces the protein MSTTALFGNTSGLGGSSGGNKHLVEFRAGRMTLKGRMVHPDKRKGLLYVYQGEDSLMHFCWKDRTTGEVEDDLLIFPDDCEFVRVNECTTGRVYVLKFKSFSKKYFFWMQEPKTEKDEDLCRRINEALNNPPTSGGRGGAGSSGQDGELQNLLNNMSQQQLMQLFGGVGQIGGLSSLLGTMGNNSSSNSGNSNSRPSGGSNNSSRGGSAPRTTEAPTTRTPSRARDVPAPTATPPNTATVAPPRGEGGQIFLSDLQRYFSELGNAPPGAGAPAGAPAGAPAGAPAEGPGGRVELSSALASPEVVKTASEPAHAQRLAPHLPPTAPQDDVRTTLLSPHFAQAANQFSSALSTGQMGPVMSQFGLAAGVTTAANTGDMQAFFKALESNSSSSDSSKAQKEEDKKEKPQDKNDKKDKDGGSGMSLD, from the exons ATGTCTACAACTGCTTTGTTTGGTAACACTTCTGGTCTCGGTGGTAGTTCTGGAGGTAACAAGCATTTGGTGGAATTCAGAGCAGGAAGAATGACATTGAAGGGTCGCATGGTTCATCCGGATAAAAGGAAGGGTCTGTTATATGTGTACCAAGGAGAGGATTCTTTAATGCATTTCTGCTGGAAAGATCGTACAACAGGAGAGGTTGAAGATGATCTATTAATTTTCCCTGATGATTGTGAATTTGTACGTGTAAATGAATGTACCACGGGCCGAGTTTATGTGCTGAAGTTTAAATCATTCTCaaagaaatatttcttttgGATGCAG GAACCTAAAACCGAAAAGGATGAGGACTTATGCCGTCGTATCAACGAGGCTCTTAATAACCCCCCCACTTCTGGAGGTAGAGGAGGTGCGGGGAGCTCTGGTCAAGATGGTGAACTACAAAACCTTCTGAACAATATGTCCCAACAGCAACTTATGCAGCTTTTTGGAGGTGTAGGACAAATTGGGGGGCTATCATCTTTGCTGGGGACTATGGG AAACAATAGCAGTAGCAACAGTGGTAATTCAAACAGCCGTCCATCTGGTGGCAGCAACAATAGCTCACGAGGTGGGAGTGCTCCGAGAACTACTGAAGCACCAACCACAAGGACTCCATCACGAGCCAGAGATGTGCCAGCACCAACTGCCACACCACCTAATACTGCTACTGTAGCTCCACCAAGGGGAGAAG GTGGTCAGATATTTCTGTCGGACCTGCAGCGCTACTTCTCCGAGCTCGGCAACGCGCCCCCCGGTGCGGGTGCCCCTGCGGGAGCCCCCGCGGGAGCCCCTGCGGGTGCCCCTGCGGAGGGGCCCGGCGGGCGCGTGGAGCTGTCGTCGGCGCTGGCCAGCCCCGAGGTGGTGAAGACGGCCAGCGAGCCGGCGCACGCGCAGCGCCTGGCGCCGCACCTGCCGCCCACGGCGCCTCAGGACGATGTAAGGACCACACTGCTCTCTCCGCACTTCGCCCAG gcTGCAAATCAGTTTTCGTCGGCGCTGTCTACTGGTCAGATGGGGCCGGTGATGTCTCAGTTTGGTCTGGCGGCAGGTGTGACTACTGCTGCCAACACTGGAGATATGCAGGCTTTCTTCAAAGCCCTGGAGAGTAACTCCAGTTCGTCAGATTCGTCTAAAGCGCAAAAGGAAGAGGACAAAAAGGAGAAACCACAGGATAAAAATGATAAGAAGGATAAAGATGGTGGTTCTGGAATGTCACTTGACTAA